The sequence below is a genomic window from Leisingera sp. M658.
ACCGGCTGCTGGCGGCGCTGCATGCCAAGGGGCGGCTTTCGGCGGAGGCTGCCGGCCCCGTTGTCGTCACCGTCATGGACCGCGCCCGGATGGCAGATTACCAGGCCATGGTTGCTGAGCTGCGCAACGCGGGCATCCGGGCCGAGGTTTACCTGGGCAATCCCAAGAATTTCGGCAACCAGTTGAAATATGCGGATAAGCGGAATTCGCCTGTGGCCGTGATCGAAGGCGGTGATGAAAAAGCAAATGGCGTGGTGCAGATCAAGGACCTGATCCTGGGTGCCAAGATCGCCGAGAGCGCGACCCTGGAAGAGTGGAAAGAACGTCCGAGCCAGTTTGAAGTGCCGCGCACGGAACTGGCCGCCAAGGTGCGGGAAATTCTGGACGGGCAGGACTGATCATGGCGGCTCAATCGCAAATTCAGGCCCGCGCTGCGATGCTGCGGGTCCGCTTTGAGGCCGCAGGCGCGCAGGTGGTGGACACGCCGCTGCTGCAGCCGGCCGGCACGTTGCTGGATCTTTACGGCGAGGACATCCGGGCGCGCGCCTATGTGACGTCAGATGCGCTGCACGGCGAGCAGATGCTGCGCCCGGATTTCACTGTGCCGGTGGTGGAGGCGCATATGCGCCACGGGGCGGAGCCTGCGCGCTACACCTATTCAGGCGAGGTGTTCCGGCGGCAGGAGGTCGACCCTGACCGGCCCAACGAATACCTGCAAGTCGGCTATGAGGTGTTTGAGCGCAACGATGCGGCGGCAGCGGATGCGGAGGTGTTTGCGCTGTTTGCGCTGCAGGTGCGCGGGCTGCCTTTGCGGGCGGCAACCGGCGATATCGGCATTCTGATGGCCGCCGTGCAAGGGCTGAAAACCACGGAAAAGCGCAAGGCGGCGCTGATGCGCCATATCTGGCGGCCGCGCCGGTTCCGGGCGTTGCTGGACCGGTTCGCGGGCCGGGCATCGGTCCCGGAGAACCGCAAGAAGCTGCTGGAGACCGAGGGTGATCTGACCGGGTCGGCGGTGGAGCTTGGCAAACGCCGCGCGGCAGAGGTGCAGGCGCGGGTTGAAGCGCTGCGCGAAGATGCCAAGGCGCCGCCGATTGCCGAGAATGAGCTGCTGGCGCTGGAAGCGCTGATGGCGGTACGCGAAACGGTACCCTACGCGGTAGAGCAGATGCGCGACATCGCGGTGGACCTGCCGCAGATCAATCTGGCGCTGGACCGCCTGGATGAACGCACCGCGGCGATGAAGGCGCGCGGAGTGGATGTGGAAGCCCTCGATTTCGAGGCCTCTTACGGGCGCACCTCGATGGAGTATTACGACGGGTTTGTGTTCGGCTTTTATGCCGAGGCGCGGCCTGATTTGCCGCCGATCGCCAGCGGCGGGCGCTATGATGCGCTGACCCGGCGCCTGGGCGGGGGCGAGGAAATCCCGGCGGTCGGCGGTGTGCTGCGCCCGGACCTGATGCTGCAGCTTGAGGAGGTGCGCGCATGAGTTTGAAGCTGGGGGTGCCGTCCAAGGGGCGGCTGATGGAGAAGACATTCGACTGGTTCGCCAAACGCGGCGTGACATTGGCGCGTACCGGGTCCGACCGGGAATATGCCGGCGCGGTCGAGGGTGTTGCGAACATGGAGCTGGTGCTGCTGTCGGCGGGGGAAATCCCGCGCGAGCTGGCGGCGGGGCGGATCCACCTGGGCGTCACCGGCACCGATCTGGTGCAGGAGAAGCTGCCGCGGTTCGAGCAGCAGCTAGAGAGCCTGGCCGAACTGGGCTTTGGCCATGCCGACCTGATCCTGGCGGTGCCGCAGTTCTGGATTGATGTGGACACGCTGGATGATCTGGATGCGGTGGCGTCTGCCTTTCGCACCGAGCATGGGCACCGGTTGCGGATTGCCACCAAATACCACCGGCTGGTGCGGGAATTCCTGACCGATGCCGGGGTGGCGGATTACCAGCTGGTGGACAGCCAGGGCGCGACTGAGGGCACGGTAAAAAACGAGACCGCCGAGATGGTGGCCGACATTACCTCGACCGGCGAGACGCTGCGGGCCAATCATCTGAAGCTGCTGGCGGACGGGCTGGTGCTGAAGTCCCAGGCGACGCTGTGGCGCAGCCGGGTGGCGAAATACGGGCTGGATGAGAAGGCGGCGCTGAACACGCTGCTGGATCTGCTGGAACACCAGCGATAGACGGGACCGCCCGCGCGTAAGCGCGGGCTGAGCCCAACGCCATTCGGGCATCTTTGATGCCTGCAATGGGGACGGGAGATCCTCTTTTTTGAAACCTAAGCGGTCCGTGAGCCAGAGTTCTCCCGCCCGGAGCAGCGGCATCCAAGATACCGCCGTTCCGGTTGGGCCGGGCGCCGGGCTGACGCCCGGCGCTGGCGAGGCACGCCGCGGGGGGGTGCGGAAAGCCTCAGATCACTCCGATTTCCGCCAGTGCCTGCGAGAGTTCCAGCGGCAGCGGCTCTTCTTGGCTTTTGCCGGCAGGCAGGTCGGCGGGTGAGTCTTCGGTTTTCAGATAGCGCCAGCCCTGGAATGGGCGTTTCGGCGCGGTGAGGGTACGGTGCAATTCCGGTTCCAGAATGATGGCGCAGCGGCGGATGCCGTCTTCGCCGATGACCTCATCCATGCGCAGCACGCGCTGGCGGCATTGGATCAGCCCCTTGATCACCCAATAGATTGAGCCGCCGTTGAGGATCTCCGCCTCGCGCTTGGGCCACATGCGGGTGACGTGGCGTGGCAGGCCTTCGGGCAGTTCGCGGCGGCGCATCTCCTGCCAGGCCATCAGGCTTTCGACGCTTTCGGTGCCAACCGAAAGCTTCACAAGGTTCACGCATTTATCCACAGGTTCCCCACAGAGTCGTCCAGAGCGGCACCTTTATATAGTAGTTCGGAGTTTGGTGCTAGCAAGGTCTTGTGGTACACTCGGTAATAAATTCTCAGCGATGTACGTTTTCAGCGTTGAGAAATCTGTCTTGCCTGTAGTATCGAAGCCGCCATTCAAGCTGCATTCGTGCTGCCACACGACTCAAAGGATTCGCCATATGAGCCGCTTCGCCGCCCCCATCGCCGAGCAAATCTGGGATATGAAATACCGTTTCAAGCAGGCCGATGGCACGCCGATCGACGTCACCGTCGAGGACAGCTGGCGGCGCATCGCGCGCGATTTGGCGCGGGCGGAGCAATCGCCGGATGCCTGGGAGGAGAAGTTCTTTGCCGCGCTGGAAGACTTTAAATACCTGCCCGCAGGCCGGATCACCGCAGGTGCAGGCACCGCGCGCCAGGTGACCCTGTTCAACTGCTTTGTGATGGGCACCGTGCCGGACAGCATGTCGGGGATTTTCGACATGCTGAAAGAAGCAGCGCTGACCATGCAACAGGGCGGCGGCATCGGCTATGACTTCTCAACCATCCGGCCGCGCGGCGCGGATGTGAAGGGCGTGGCGGCGGATGCCTCCGGCCCGTTGTCGTTCATGGATGTGTGGGATGCGATGTGCCGCACCATCATGTCGGCGGGCTCGCGCCGCGGCGCGATGATGGCCACCATGCGCTGCGACCATCCGGATGTTGAGGCTTTCATCACTGCCAAATCCGATTCTGCCCGCCTGCGCATGTTCAATATGTCGGTGCTGATCACCGATGCTTTCATGGATGCGGTCAAGGCCGACGGGTCCTGGGAACTGGTGTTTGACGGCAAGGTCTACCACACCGTGCAGGCGCGCGATCTGTGGAACAAGATCATGCAGGCGACCTATGATTATGCCGAGCCCGGCGTGATCTTCATCGATCGGATCAACAAGGCCAACAACCTTTCCTATATCGAAAACATCTGCGCCACCAACCCCTGCGGCGAGCAGCCGCTGCCGCCCTATGGTGCGTGCCTTTTGGGCTCGGTCAACATGGCGCGGCTGGTGGCCAATCCGTTTGAGAAAGACGCGCATCTGGACCAGGAGGCGATGCAGGAGCTAGTCGCCACCGCGGTGCGGATGATGGACAATGTGGTCGATGTCTCCAAATTCCCGCTGGAGGCGCAGGCGCAGGAAGCCAAGAACAAGCGCCGGATCGGCCTGGGGGTCACGGGCCTGGCCGATGCGCTCTTGATGCTTGGTCTGGAGTATGGTTCGGACGAAGCGGCGCGTCAAACCGACGAATGGCTGCATAGCATTGCCCGCGCCGCGTATCTGGCGTCGGTGGATTTGGCCAAGGAGAAGGGTGCCTTCCCGCTGTTCGACGCCGAGGCGTACCTCAGCTCCGGCAATATGCTGAACATGGACGAGGACGTGCGCGACGCAATCCGCGAGCATGGCATCCGCAACGCACTGCTGACCTCCATCGCGCCGACCGGCACCATTTCGCTGTATGCCGGCAATGTGTCCTCGGGCATTGAGCCGGTGTTTGCCTATGCATACACCCGCAAGGTGCTGCAGAAGGACGGGTCGCGCACCGAAGAGGAAGTGGTCGATTACGCAGTGCAGATGTACCGCGAGAAATTCGGCGCCGATGCCAAACTGCCCGGTTACTTCGTCAACGCCCAGACCCTGCCGCCCGCGGCCCATGTCAAGATGCAGGCGGCGGCGCAGAAATGGATCGACTCGTCGATCTCCAAGACCATCAACTGCCCGGAAGACATCTCCTTTGATGACTTCAAGGACGTTTACATGCAGGCCTGGGATCAGGGCTGCAAAGGCTGCACCACTTACCGTCCGAATGACGTGACCGGCTCGGTTCTGTCGGTCAGCGAAAGCGCCGACACCGCGCCGGGCGAGACCGCCCAGGCACCGCATGAGAGCGATAGTGCCGAAGTGGTCTACATGTCCGAACCGCTGGACCGCCCGCAGTCTCTGGAGGGCCATACCTACAAGCTGAAGTGGCCCGACAGCGAGCACGCGATCTATCTGACCATCAACGATATCATCATCAACCACCACCGCCGTCCGTTCGAGGTGTTTATCAACTCCAAGAACATGGAGCATTATGCCTGGACGCTGGCGCTGACCCGGATGATCTCGGCCGTGTTCCGCCGCGGCGGTGATGTGTCCTTTGTGGTCGAGGAGTTGAAAGCGGTGTTCGACCCGCGCGGCGGCGCCTGGGTGCAGGGCAAATACATCCCGTCGATCCTGGCGGCGATTGGCGGCGTGATCGAAACGCATATGGTCAAGACCGGCTTTCTGGAAGGCGAGGGAATGGGGCTGAAATCCGACCCGCAGGCGCAGGTGGTGAACCTGAACGCCCCGCGCGGCAAAGCCTGCCCGAGCTGCGGCCAGTTCGACATGCAGATGGTCGAAGGCTGCATGACCTGCCGCAGCTGCGGTCATTCGAAGTGCGGCTGAAGGGGCTGGGGGTTCTTGTTGATGTGTGACGTCCGACAGCGGAACTGCGTCTTTGCGACAAAAAACGGGTTTTTGATCTAGGCTTCTACGGCGCTGTAGAACTGTCCGTTTGGGCGGCAAAGTGCCTCACCAATCAGAGAAGGCGGAGCTAGTGCTCCGCCTTCCTCGCTTTCTGGGTGGGTACATGCGAAACTGGATTGCTTTCCGCAGTCATTTGCAATTCCTTGAGCCCAATTTTGTTTGCCGCTCAATCCAGTATGACCTCCTGTTGTCAACGCGACATAGCCTGAAGTTCAATGCTCAAGAAGGGCCGACAGCGTCCTTTCAGTGAGGTCTTCCGCAAAGTGCAGGTCCAGTTTGACCTGGGCGTTTGAAGCGGTGTCTTCCGCGAACCTGCGGACCATTGCGCGCTCCCCGCAAGACAGCTTGCCCAGTATCATTAGGTCAATGTCCGAGTGCTCTCGGAAATCCCCCTTAGCGAGCGATCCGAAAAGCTCATGTGCGATTCCTTTGCGTGCCAATTCCGAATGAATCGTCTGCCAGGCGGCTTTTGCCGCCTTCAGATGCAGTTGCCTGCGCTGCTCCTGCAAAACTTCGAAACGTGTCATCCGGGTCTCCCTGCCCCCAAAATAGAGGCTGCTCCGGTAACTGTCATGGGAAAGGTTGATTTGGGGCAGCTGCATGGCCACAAGCGAAAGCTTGATTTGGGAAATGGCAAAGGGCCGTTCCCGGTACTCGTGTAAACAGGGGCGGAAAGCAGACGATCGCTACGGGCGCGGGATAAATTCAAGCAGCTAAGCAAAGCAGACATCGAATAGGCTGACGTTTTGAGCACGGTAGCCCTAGATGCACACATGGCATTTCAAATTGAAATGCATCTCAATATACTCATCCTAAACGTGCCACGTGATCTTGATAGCGGCCGAAACAGGAATTTTTAATGCATATTCATCGTCTCAAGATTTCCGGCCTGCGTGGGGTGCAAGACGCAGACATTACATTTGGCAAACACTCAGTTCTTGTTGGGCCGAACAATAATGGCAAGACAACGATTGTTGAGGCTCTTGCACTGTTGCTAGGGAGGGACCGATTGGTTCGGCGCTTGACCGAACATGACTTTCACCAAAGCAGACCAATCGAAACATCTCGAAT
It includes:
- a CDS encoding DUF1489 family protein, yielding MDKCVNLVKLSVGTESVESLMAWQEMRRRELPEGLPRHVTRMWPKREAEILNGGSIYWVIKGLIQCRQRVLRMDEVIGEDGIRRCAIILEPELHRTLTAPKRPFQGWRYLKTEDSPADLPAGKSQEEPLPLELSQALAEIGVI
- a CDS encoding ATP phosphoribosyltransferase regulatory subunit — encoded protein: MAAQSQIQARAAMLRVRFEAAGAQVVDTPLLQPAGTLLDLYGEDIRARAYVTSDALHGEQMLRPDFTVPVVEAHMRHGAEPARYTYSGEVFRRQEVDPDRPNEYLQVGYEVFERNDAAAADAEVFALFALQVRGLPLRAATGDIGILMAAVQGLKTTEKRKAALMRHIWRPRRFRALLDRFAGRASVPENRKKLLETEGDLTGSAVELGKRRAAEVQARVEALREDAKAPPIAENELLALEALMAVRETVPYAVEQMRDIAVDLPQINLALDRLDERTAAMKARGVDVEALDFEASYGRTSMEYYDGFVFGFYAEARPDLPPIASGGRYDALTRRLGGGEEIPAVGGVLRPDLMLQLEEVRA
- the hisG gene encoding ATP phosphoribosyltransferase, which encodes MSLKLGVPSKGRLMEKTFDWFAKRGVTLARTGSDREYAGAVEGVANMELVLLSAGEIPRELAAGRIHLGVTGTDLVQEKLPRFEQQLESLAELGFGHADLILAVPQFWIDVDTLDDLDAVASAFRTEHGHRLRIATKYHRLVREFLTDAGVADYQLVDSQGATEGTVKNETAEMVADITSTGETLRANHLKLLADGLVLKSQATLWRSRVAKYGLDEKAALNTLLDLLEHQR
- a CDS encoding adenosylcobalamin-dependent ribonucleoside-diphosphate reductase, which produces MSRFAAPIAEQIWDMKYRFKQADGTPIDVTVEDSWRRIARDLARAEQSPDAWEEKFFAALEDFKYLPAGRITAGAGTARQVTLFNCFVMGTVPDSMSGIFDMLKEAALTMQQGGGIGYDFSTIRPRGADVKGVAADASGPLSFMDVWDAMCRTIMSAGSRRGAMMATMRCDHPDVEAFITAKSDSARLRMFNMSVLITDAFMDAVKADGSWELVFDGKVYHTVQARDLWNKIMQATYDYAEPGVIFIDRINKANNLSYIENICATNPCGEQPLPPYGACLLGSVNMARLVANPFEKDAHLDQEAMQELVATAVRMMDNVVDVSKFPLEAQAQEAKNKRRIGLGVTGLADALLMLGLEYGSDEAARQTDEWLHSIARAAYLASVDLAKEKGAFPLFDAEAYLSSGNMLNMDEDVRDAIREHGIRNALLTSIAPTGTISLYAGNVSSGIEPVFAYAYTRKVLQKDGSRTEEEVVDYAVQMYREKFGADAKLPGYFVNAQTLPPAAHVKMQAAAQKWIDSSISKTINCPEDISFDDFKDVYMQAWDQGCKGCTTYRPNDVTGSVLSVSESADTAPGETAQAPHESDSAEVVYMSEPLDRPQSLEGHTYKLKWPDSEHAIYLTINDIIINHHRRPFEVFINSKNMEHYAWTLALTRMISAVFRRGGDVSFVVEELKAVFDPRGGAWVQGKYIPSILAAIGGVIETHMVKTGFLEGEGMGLKSDPQAQVVNLNAPRGKACPSCGQFDMQMVEGCMTCRSCGHSKCG
- a CDS encoding nucleotidyltransferase domain-containing protein is translated as MQLPQINLSHDSYRSSLYFGGRETRMTRFEVLQEQRRQLHLKAAKAAWQTIHSELARKGIAHELFGSLAKGDFREHSDIDLMILGKLSCGERAMVRRFAEDTASNAQVKLDLHFAEDLTERTLSALLEH